The Flavobacterium commune genome contains a region encoding:
- a CDS encoding VWA domain-containing protein, which translates to MELDEKKYLYLLFILPLVVLLFFFNMYWKRKKQQEFGDLEMVKKLSPERSVFKPVLKLVVLLLALLGLIIGLVNPKIGTKLETVKREGIDIVFAMDVSKSMLAEDVAPNRLEKSKQLVSQIINQLGSDRIGIVAYAGSAFPVLPITTDYSVAKMFLQSMNTDIVSSRGTSLDEAIKLSATYFEEKSKTSKLLILISDGEDHSEGAQEAAEEANKQGMRIVTIGIGTPKGATIPLKRNGVVESYQRDQNDEVVITKLNQADLEAIAKATKGGYVSGNNTKEVVEYIKKTLDNIQKTEFESTQMADFQSQFQWFLGFAFVLLFLDLFLLEKKTNWVKKLNLFNEEK; encoded by the coding sequence ATGGAATTAGACGAAAAAAAATATTTGTACTTACTTTTTATATTGCCTCTTGTGGTGTTGCTTTTCTTTTTTAATATGTATTGGAAAAGAAAAAAACAACAGGAATTTGGTGATTTAGAAATGGTGAAAAAATTAAGTCCGGAGCGTTCTGTTTTTAAGCCTGTTTTAAAATTAGTGGTGCTTTTATTGGCATTGTTAGGACTGATTATCGGATTGGTAAATCCTAAAATTGGGACTAAATTAGAAACAGTAAAACGAGAAGGAATTGATATTGTTTTTGCAATGGACGTTTCTAAAAGTATGCTAGCCGAAGATGTAGCACCCAATAGATTGGAAAAAAGCAAACAGCTGGTTTCACAAATTATCAACCAGTTAGGGAGTGACCGAATAGGGATTGTAGCTTATGCCGGAAGTGCTTTCCCGGTTTTGCCTATAACGACTGATTATAGTGTGGCCAAGATGTTTTTGCAAAGCATGAATACCGATATTGTTTCTTCAAGAGGAACCTCATTGGATGAAGCTATTAAATTGTCGGCAACTTATTTTGAGGAAAAAAGCAAAACTTCTAAGTTGTTGATTTTAATTTCAGATGGAGAAGACCATTCCGAAGGAGCACAGGAAGCCGCTGAAGAGGCTAATAAACAAGGAATGCGTATTGTTACTATAGGAATAGGAACGCCAAAAGGAGCAACGATTCCGTTAAAAAGAAATGGTGTTGTTGAAAGTTATCAAAGAGATCAAAATGATGAAGTGGTCATTACCAAATTAAATCAAGCCGATTTAGAAGCTATCGCAAAAGCGACTAAAGGTGGTTATGTAAGCGGTAATAATACCAAAGAAGTTGTGGAGTACATCAAAAAAACATTAGATAATATCCAGAAAACCGAATTTGAATCGACTCAGATGGCCGATTTCCAATCGCAGTTTCAATGGTTTTTAGGATTTGCCTTTGTGCTTTTATTTTTGGATTTATTCCTTTTAGAGAAAAAAACCAACTGGGTGAAGAAGTTAAACTTATTTAACGAAGAAAAATAG